TGGAGTTCGAGTGTTTCCTTGATGTCTTTCAGGTCCACGAACTTGTCAATCACCCCATCCGAATCGCAGGTAATGTCCACCAGTGTCGCCAATTCGGTCGGAGTCTTGTCCAGTTTGTGGAGTGGCATAATCGGAAACAGTTGATTGATGGCCCAGCTATCGGGCAGCGAACGGAAGATGGAAAAGTTGCACAGATACTTTGCGGCCAGCATCTGCCGCAGTTCCTCGTATTCCTCCATCATGCTTTTGTCGTTCTGGGCATACTTGGCCGTCCGTTCACAAACCTCCCAGAAAAGAATTTCTCCTTTGGCCCGGTCTTCCAGGGAAATCAGCCCCAGGTTGAACAGTGTGTAAAGTTCATCCTTGTGCTCGATGGCGTCGTGGTAGTACTCGGAATAATTTTTCGAGTTGATGCCCATGCACAGGTCCTTGAGTTCCACGATAACCTGGGGATCGTTGTCATCCACTTTGACAGCTTCGTACTCTCCCACCACCGTTTCGATTTCCGCCCGGATGTTGGCCACGAGCACGGCATGGTAGGAGGTCAGCATTCGTCCCGATTCCGTAATGATGTTCGGTTCCGGTACGTCTTCGTCCTCGCACACGCTCTTGATGGTATAGACGACATCGTTGGCAAATTCCTGCACGGTGTAGTTGGCCGAGGATTCCGAACTCGTCCGGCTGCCGTCATAGTCCACACCAAGTCCGCCGCCGACATCCATGTACTCAATGTTGATTTTCATGGCCCGAATCTTGGCATAGACCCGCGCGGCTTCCTTGATGGCGTTCTTGACCCGCTTGATGCTCGTGATCTGGGAACCGATGTGGAAGTGGAGCAGACGCAGCGAATCCACCATTTCGTGTTCGCGCAGCACGCGAATGACTTCCAGAATTTCGCTCGTCGTCAAACCGAACTTGGCTGATTCACCGCCGGATTTTTCCCACCGGCCGCTCCCTTTCGAATAGAGCTTGACGCGAATGCCAAGCAGCGGCGAAACACCGATTTCCTGCGCCAACTGGATGACGGTTTCCAGCTCACCGATTTTCTCGATGACGATGACGACATTTTTCCCCAGTTCCGTCCCCAGCAACGCCAGACGGATGTAACTTTCGTCCTTGAAGCCGTTGCAAATCATCAGGGAATCGGCCGATTGCTCATTGGCCAGCGCCGCATAGAGTTCCGGCTTGCTGCCGACTTCAATCCCGAAGTCGTAGCGCCGGCCGGCGCGCAGAAACTCCTCGACAACTTCCCGCCGGGGGTTGACCTTCATCGGAAACACGCCATAGTACCGCCCCTTGTAGTCGAACTCGCGGATGGCGCTCCGAAAGGCCCCGGTCAGTTTTTTCATCTGGTTGACGAGAATCTGGGGAAAACGCAGGAGCAGGGGGGCATGAATGCGGCGGCGCTGGAGGTCTTCCAGGATCTCCATGAGGTCGGCCCCACGGCGGTCATACTCGCTGGGATGCACGACCAGATGGCCTTTTTTGTTGATGCTGAAATATCCGGCGCCCCAGTTTTCAATGCCATAGGTCTGTGCGACCTCCTCGAGCTTTGCTTTCATTACCTGCCCTCGTGGCCTGGAATCACGTCTTTGGACAACGACGCAAACAAGCCCGTGAATGTAGCAAACACGACGTGCAGCGTCAAAAAAAAGTCCATCCCGGTCAATCGCACCCAAAGCCAGTCATTTCAAGGACATGGCCGTTGTTTTCAGGGTCTCTGCCGCCGCTGCCGTGCGCGTGCGTCCCGGGGTGTCTTTACATTCCACAGACTGGCTGACTATACTTCCGGGCTGCTTTTTCCGGCTGCCGGAGTGGTGGAATGGTAGACGCGCCGGACTCAAAATCCGGTGGGGGCAACCCCGTGAGAGTTCGAGTCTCTCCTCCGGCACTGTTTTCCCGCCACAGCCTGCTCACTGGGTCCCCCGGTCATGCACTCCGGGGCGCGTGGGCAGCCGTTCCGTTGCTCACTGGCAACGAACCCGGCCCGCTCTCCGCTGGACCGGCCTCCGGTGTCGCCACGCTGTCGAGGCGCTCGGCTACCGGCGACAGCCACGCCTGCACACTCTGGAACAGCCGCCGCACGGGGCTTTCCGCCGGACGCAGACGCGCGCCATTGACCACTGACCGCCCCGGAGCCTGTGCTGAAGCACCTGCCGGGCGTTTTTCTGCACGCCGGGAGGCGACACCACTCACCAGGTCTTCGAGCGCCGCCTGTATCCCGGCCCCGCCGTCGGCAATGACATTCCAGCCCGGCTGATAGTAGGACGCCACGCCTTCAAGCATCTGAATCAGGCGAAAGGCATAAGCCAGGTCTTCCGGCAGCAGAAACCGCACCCGGCTGCGCTCGACGGCCTCGCCGACGGCAGCAATGCGGTTTTTGGTATTCGATTGCAGGACGTTGATCTGGCCAATCTCGGCAATGGCAGCCCGGGCCTGGTCACGCGGCGTGTCGGGGGAGACAAGTCCCAGCCGGTAAAACCCTTCCACCACTTCGTCAGTGCGGCCGCGCAGGGCGGCACGCACCAGATCGGCCAGCGCCTGCCGGGTTTCCGCGCGGAGCGTCTGCACCATGCCAAAGTCGAGCAGCGCCAGGCGTCCGTCCGGCAGCACCAGAAAGTTCCCCGGATGCGGATCGGCATGGTAGTAGCCCTCACACAGAATCATGTAGGCATACATGTGCACCAGACGGTCGAGCAGACGCCGGGGCTGGCGGACAATCCGCCGCACGGCCTCCACATCGGCAATCCGGCAGCCATCCACAAACTCCAGCGCCAGCACCCGCGGCGTACACAGTTCGTCAATTGTCTCCGGCACGACGACATCGGGAAACGGCGCCAGTATCTCCCGCAAACGGATGGCATGCCGGCGCTCGGCGGCAAAGTCAGCCTCTTCCCGAAACCCGGCTTCAAAGCGTCCCACAACGGTCAAGATGTCTTCCCAGATGGGCGTTCCCGACACCCGGCGCAATGCGCCCGCCATCCGCCGGATCAGCTCGAAATCGGTTTCCAGCAACTGGAGCGTGTCCGGTTTGAGAAACTTGACGACGATTTCACGCCCACGCCACTGCGCCCGGTGAACCTGCCCGATGCTGGCCGTTGCCAGCGGTTCCGGGTCAAAACGCTCGAACAGTTCCGACAGCACGCGCCCGTACTCACGTTCGAGAAAGGGTTTCACCAGGTGGATGGGCACCGGGCGGACAGCATCCTGAAGCCGGGCCAGTTCAGCGGC
This window of the Chloracidobacterium sp. N genome carries:
- a CDS encoding AarF/ABC1/UbiB kinase family protein, giving the protein MSTHLFRRFVTIFRVLLPFFLAWLVSFLPLGSRAARQARAARRLREALEQLGIVFIKVGQVVGVRTDTLPPPYAAELARLQDAVRPVPIHLVKPFLEREYGRVLSELFERFDPEPLATASIGQVHRAQWRGREIVVKFLKPDTLQLLETDFELIRRMAGALRRVSGTPIWEDILTVVGRFEAGFREEADFAAERRHAIRLREILAPFPDVVVPETIDELCTPRVLALEFVDGCRIADVEAVRRIVRQPRRLLDRLVHMYAYMILCEGYYHADPHPGNFLVLPDGRLALLDFGMVQTLRAETRQALADLVRAALRGRTDEVVEGFYRLGLVSPDTPRDQARAAIAEIGQINVLQSNTKNRIAAVGEAVERSRVRFLLPEDLAYAFRLIQMLEGVASYYQPGWNVIADGGAGIQAALEDLVSGVASRRAEKRPAGASAQAPGRSVVNGARLRPAESPVRRLFQSVQAWLSPVAERLDSVATPEAGPAESGPGSLPVSNGTAAHAPRSA
- the speA gene encoding biosynthetic arginine decarboxylase; its protein translation is MKAKLEEVAQTYGIENWGAGYFSINKKGHLVVHPSEYDRRGADLMEILEDLQRRRIHAPLLLRFPQILVNQMKKLTGAFRSAIREFDYKGRYYGVFPMKVNPRREVVEEFLRAGRRYDFGIEVGSKPELYAALANEQSADSLMICNGFKDESYIRLALLGTELGKNVVIVIEKIGELETVIQLAQEIGVSPLLGIRVKLYSKGSGRWEKSGGESAKFGLTTSEILEVIRVLREHEMVDSLRLLHFHIGSQITSIKRVKNAIKEAARVYAKIRAMKINIEYMDVGGGLGVDYDGSRTSSESSANYTVQEFANDVVYTIKSVCEDEDVPEPNIITESGRMLTSYHAVLVANIRAEIETVVGEYEAVKVDDNDPQVIVELKDLCMGINSKNYSEYYHDAIEHKDELYTLFNLGLISLEDRAKGEILFWEVCERTAKYAQNDKSMMEEYEELRQMLAAKYLCNFSIFRSLPDSWAINQLFPIMPLHKLDKTPTELATLVDITCDSDGVIDKFVDLKDIKETLELHPFKGEPYFLGVFLVGAYQEVMGSGHNLFGALNEAHIVIEDEGYLITKVVPGGTLGEAVETARYERSALQEGFGELAAEQVKRGRLSAERANELCRQYESYVSCYTYLS